The genome window CGAAGCGGGCCTGCCCTTCCGTGATGCCCATCACGTGACCGGCCGCGCCGTGGCGCTTGCCGAAAGCAAGGGCTGCGACCTTGCCGAGCTGCCGCTCTCCGACCTGCAGGCAATCCATCCAGACATCACCGACAAGGTCTACGACGTCTTGACCGTCGAGGCCTCGGTCGCCAGCCGCAAGAGCTTCGGCGGCACGGCGCCCTCCGAAGTGCGCAGGCAGATCGCCTTCTGGCGCGCCCGCAACTGATACGGGGCGGGGCGAAAAGCCGCCGCGCCCTTCCTTCAGGACACGGAAAGACCGTCCAACAATCAGGGTGCACAAGGCGGATAAACTTCGATATGAAGATGTCCGTCACTTGAGCTGAATGATGCCAGCAGATGCCGCAGAAGAGGATATCCATGCAGAAGAGCTTGCCGCACCTCGTCCGCCTGACGGCCGTTCTCGCCGTCATCGGCCTTGCCGTTGCCGGATGCGGGCGCAAGGGCGACCTCGATCCGCCGAGCGCTGCGGCCACCAAGGAAGGGGACGTTTCCAAGCCGACGAAACAGCCGGGAACCGTTGATAAGCCTTTCCTTCTCGACCCCCTTCTTTAAGGCATAAGCCCGTGAACCACTTCGAATACCGCGACGGCATCCTTCACGCCGAGAACGTTCCCGTTCCCGAGATCGCCAAGGCGGTCGGCACGCCCTTTTATGTCTATTCCACCGCAACGCTGGAGCGCCATTACCGCGTCTTTTCGGAAGCCTTCGCCGACATGGATTCCATGGTCTGTTATGCGATGAAGGCAAATTCGAACCAGGCGGTGCTGAAGACGCTGGGCCGCCTCGGCGCCGGTATCGACGTCGTCTCGGAAGGCGAGCTGCGCCGCGCGCTTGCCGCCGACATTCCGGCAAACCGCATCATGTTTTCAGGGGTCGGCAAGACGCCGTCCGAGATGGATTTTGCGCTTGAGGCCGGCATCTACTGCTTCAACGTCGAATCCGAGCCTGAACTCGAAATCCTCAATCAGCGCGCCGTCAGCGCGGGCAAGA of Rhizobium sp. BT04 contains these proteins:
- a CDS encoding lipoprotein, whose amino-acid sequence is MQKSLPHLVRLTAVLAVIGLAVAGCGRKGDLDPPSAAATKEGDVSKPTKQPGTVDKPFLLDPLL